A region of the Osmia bicornis bicornis chromosome 1, iOsmBic2.1, whole genome shotgun sequence genome:
GTGCGTTAGaatgaattaattatgaacatttaaattaaactttgATTAGGTATAATTAATCAGCTATGATTGAATAAGGCTATAGAATAACAATAATTCTTCTGAAATCAGtgttatatttacaaaatagtataatataataatcacTTTTAACGTACAAATTGTATAATACAAAGTGATACgaaaatttttatacgttATCGTTATCTTTATCATTAGATTCATCAAGTAATGCAGCGGACATTAATTCGTTAATTCCTAACACGTCCTGACTATTATCATCTTCTTTACTGTCTACCTGTGTTACCCCACTTTCATTTGcttctttacgcttttgcctTGCTTGTTTTTTAAAGTCTGAAATGGtcattgaatttaaattatctATTACTACACTAACATCGAGCTTTCTGATATCGGTATCTCTATTCCCCATCAAGGACAACGCTTCTTCGTATGGCGGAGAAATTGGTGTCTGTACCGGTTCGTGATACTTGTACTCCTTACCCTCATACTAGAAAAAATACAGATGATAATGTTAATCTTATATAGAAACCGTAGATGTAAATAACTTACATTCAGTCCGTAACAGGTATCGGAATCAGGCTGTCTCAGATCACCGCAAACAACGAATGGTACAATAACCCTATTAATGCCTGTAAGCTCATCAAAATTGAACGGCTTATGAGTTAAAAGCGGATTCAGCATGTGAGGTTTATAACCCTCTGGTGGTGAATAATCTTTACATACTACAAATGCCTCTATACTCGAATTGCGTGAGCTACATGGTTTTGTGCAATAAACATAggggaaaaatatttttaactgaGAATATAACAGGGATACATCCCTGGCTCTAAATATTTTTGCTACAAATGTACCTCCTTTTCTAAGTATATGTGTAGTGATGTTTAAAGCAGCTAACAATAATTGTGATTGGATATAAATATCCATATCGTGCAGACCTGTAACTGTAAATCAATGGTAGTTAGTATCATTGATATTCATCACCTGAAATAatacgtttattaattaatttttaccaTCAGGTGCTCCATCACAGACTACTAAATCAGCTTGCTCGTTATTAAAGTGAGCAATTATTTCTTCAGCTGTTTTAGTGTTGGTAATATCTCCCTGAATTTGTATAACACCTTCCAACGGTGCCATAGCTTGCAGATCAACTGCGACTATCTTTGGAGCTGTAGCGTTACCTTCCTTCAAAGCAATTTTGTAATTCTCGCTAGACAGAAGAAAACAAAGGAAGATTTATATAACTTCCAACAcatgattttttaaacaaattatctGAATAATCTTAATCCATACTTTAATCGTCGTGATAAAACCTGACTCCAACTGCCAGGCGCTGCACACAGATCCACGGCTTTATTCACTCCTGTTTCAAAGCATAAACAAAGTATTGTAttttacatatataaataatacaatcATATTTATACACGCACCATATAAAATGTGACATTCGTTATCTATTTGGAGCAACTTGAAGGCACTCCTTGCTCTCCATCCCTCTTCTTTCGCTCGACGATAATATATATCCCGTTTGTCCTTTGATGTTTTTCCCATGATAAACTAAATAATGTATTTATACTAGAATCGCGTTACATGTAAGCAACTTTCAAAGATAGAGATACAATGCAGTTTAAATTGCGCTATATGTTCATTGCTCTATATGTGCGTATATG
Encoded here:
- the LOC114875428 gene encoding putative tRNA (cytidine(32)/guanosine(34)-2'-O)-methyltransferase: MGKTSKDKRDIYYRRAKEEGWRARSAFKLLQIDNECHILYGVNKAVDLCAAPGSWSQVLSRRLNENYKIALKEGNATAPKIVAVDLQAMAPLEGVIQIQGDITNTKTAEEIIAHFNNEQADLVVCDGAPDVTGLHDMDIYIQSQLLLAALNITTHILRKGGTFVAKIFRARDVSLLYSQLKIFFPYVYCTKPCSSRNSSIEAFVVCKDYSPPEGYKPHMLNPLLTHKPFNFDELTGINRVIVPFVVCGDLRQPDSDTCYGLNYEGKEYKYHEPVQTPISPPYEEALSLMGNRDTDIRKLDVSVVIDNLNSMTISDFKKQARQKRKEANESGVTQVDSKEDDNSQDVLGINELMSAALLDESNDKDNDNV